Proteins from a single region of Anticarsia gemmatalis isolate Benzon Research Colony breed Stoneville strain chromosome 30, ilAntGemm2 primary, whole genome shotgun sequence:
- the LOC142985471 gene encoding uncharacterized protein LOC142985471 produces the protein MAVQNKVLYAFRGWIAFVAFMDLGTAGRSYIERRSFLNNNGDEHLDGDFTISRMLGMYSVLKALALIHCTLYIHYRPVVSMGYWSLTLTIILYFTEAFYFHSTDLNFYVVFPCVLNIITLLGLIYLPTKLKLFGQIPGTSGMDREVDDENTQILRQMGNFRRRKPGNTVKNKHV, from the exons aTGGCTGTACAGAATAAAGTTTTGTATGCCTTTCGAGGATGGATAGCTTTCGTAGCATTTATGGACCTAGGGACCGCTGGCCGGTCTTATATCGAAAGGAGATCGTTTCTCAATAATAATGGGGACGAGCATTTAGACG GTGACTTCACAATATCTAGAATGTTGGGGATGTACTCTGTGCTCAAAGCATTGGCTCTTATACATTGTACACTGTACATACATTATAGACc AGTGGTATCAATGGGCTACTGGTCTCTAACGctcactataatattatatttcacgGAGGCTTTCTACTTTCATTCGACAGACCTCAATTTTTACGTCGTGTTCCCTTGCGTGTTGAACA taatAACACTGCTAGGCCTTATATATCTACCTACAAAACTAAAACTGTTCGGCCAAATCCCGGGCACTTCCGGCATGGACAGGGAAGTAGACGATGAAAACACGCAAATATTGCGACAAATGGGCAACTTCCGGCGACGGAAACCTGGCAACACTGTGAAGAACAAACACGTTTGA
- the LOC142985595 gene encoding calmodulin-like protein 4 isoform X3, which produces MARYFKEQDIDEFRECFYLFARSGQITSLDELTVVMRSLGMSPTIQELAGYLKGKGGKMSFADFLEVMHIHSRAENLPTEVVNAFKAGDAEKNGVIPARQLRNLLQNWGEGLSAREVDNIFREANVNNNSNVRYEDFVKIACAPVPDYY; this is translated from the exons atG GCGCGTTATTTCAAAGAACAGGACATTGATG AGTTTCGTGAATGCTTCTACTTATTCGCGCGTTCAGGACAGATCACATCATTGGATGAGTTGACTGTGGTGATGAGGTCTCTTGGCATGAGCCCTACTATACAGGAGCTTGCAG GCTATTTGAAAGGCAAGGGTGGTAAAATGTCTTTTGCTGACTTCCTGGAGGTGATGCACATACATTCCAGAGCTGAGAACTTGCCTACTGAG GTGGTAAACGCCTTCAAAGCAGGTGATGCAGAGAAGAATGGAGTAATCCCAGCGAGACAGTTGAGGAACTTGTTGCAGAACTGGGGAGAAGGATTGTCTGCCAGAGAG GTAGACAATATATTCCGTGAGGCGAATGTGAACAACAATTCAAATGTGCGTTATGAAGACTTCGTGAAAATCGCGTGCGCGCCCGTTCCTGACTACTACTAG